Proteins from one Sarcophilus harrisii chromosome 2, mSarHar1.11, whole genome shotgun sequence genomic window:
- the BHLHE23 gene encoding class E basic helix-loop-helix protein 23, with amino-acid sequence MSVGRGDLFQGSTELPEKAMAELKSLSGDTYLALTQGYTTAAFPYGSVRGAEAHRGYSTSPAGDFHGTPLAKGGAAESSGEQSGDEEDAFEPRKRSPGFDADAKLKAGTLAKKPKEQRSLRLSINARERRRMHDLNDALDGLRSVIPYAHSPSVRKLSKIATLLLAKNYILMQAQALEEMRRLVAYLNQGQSLTGPIPATLTPFGQAAVYPFSGTALAACPEKCAAFSGTPSALCKHCNEKP; translated from the coding sequence ATGAGTGTGGGGAGAGGCGACCTTTTCCAGGGCTCCACGGAGCTCCCTGAGAAGGCAATGGCGGAGCTCAAGTCTCTGTCCGGAGACACCTACTTAGCTTTAACCCAGGGCTACACAACTGCCGCTTTCCCTTATGGCTCTGTCCGCGGTGCTGAAGCGCACCGAGGCTACAGTACATCGCCTGCGGGAGACTTTCATGGGACTCCTCTGGCCAAAGGAGGAGCAGCCGAGAGCAGCGGAGAGCAGAGCGGTGATGAGGAGGATGCCTTTGAACCTAGGAAAAGGAGCCCTGGCTTCGACGCCGATGCCAAACTCAAGGCGGGGACCCTGGCCAAGAAACCCAAAGAACAGCGCTCCTTGCGCTTAAGTATCAATGCCCGAGAGCGGAGACGTATGCACGACCTGAACGACGCACTGGATGGGCTCAGGTCGGTCATCCCCTACGCTCACAGTCCTTCCGTGAGGAAATTATCCAAAATTGCTACTCTTCTCCTAGCGAAGAATTACATCTTGATGCAGGCCCAGGCTCTTGAGGAGATGCGACGACTGGTAGCCTATTTGAATCAGGGTCAGAGCCTCACCGGCCCTATTCCAGCTACATTGACTCCCTTTGGCCAGGCTGCAGTATATCCGTTCTCAGGTACAGCACTGGCCGCCTGTCCCGAGAAATGTGCTGCCTTCTCGGGTACTCCTTCTGCTCTTTGTAAGCACTGTAACGAGAAGCCGTGA